The Stygiolobus azoricus genome window below encodes:
- a CDS encoding coiled-coil domain-containing protein: MDSIYLPLAVDSNKQPLSVEKQIAIALVRLTGRDIKIKAGELIGWPLTLVKNEKSGGYLIFDQTMNLMTKLQFTILQNYDRILNTIQGNKNESELLALLKSFKWHATKGYEEVTFRGLVYSDLTPILSTGSPQLPLTVIPKEASQFDLDTLIQDLNVREKIVTDNITTIESVISKVTTIVTILKGKRAEERKQIEDKYDQLLSAKNEELKQKVNETKKNLENELSSEAKKLYEKLANIEVLIGKGEIDKEAGFVTEKDIDALNTMKLKYMNEVNSTLTSIKNKYKNEIRTLVNEIRLLNQQKRNELEEINIKIKELDELLQSVVNQLNTIKKACEEELNKLKLVYKRAPYMDEKVDVIVPFLLVKDYADRVLAIGIQIYKYKKSLFGFFKKEPNEISEDLLNLNDFISILISKYGHNISDNLRQLKAQVDKGFEELYDEGWNVRKRIEEYYVPP; encoded by the coding sequence GTGGATTCAATATATCTACCGCTTGCTGTAGATTCAAATAAACAGCCCTTAAGCGTTGAAAAGCAAATAGCTATAGCACTAGTTAGGTTAACCGGGAGAGATATTAAGATAAAAGCGGGAGAATTGATAGGGTGGCCCTTAACTCTTGTTAAGAATGAAAAAAGCGGAGGGTATCTAATTTTCGACCAGACTATGAATTTAATGACAAAGTTACAATTTACTATTCTTCAAAATTATGATAGAATACTAAATACTATTCAAGGAAATAAGAACGAATCAGAATTACTTGCTTTGCTTAAATCATTTAAATGGCATGCAACTAAAGGTTATGAAGAGGTAACCTTTAGAGGGCTAGTATATTCAGATTTAACGCCAATTCTCTCCACCGGTAGCCCCCAGTTACCTTTAACAGTTATTCCCAAAGAGGCTTCTCAGTTCGACTTAGATACGTTAATTCAAGACTTAAACGTTAGAGAGAAGATAGTTACAGATAATATTACAACAATTGAAAGTGTTATCAGTAAAGTGACTACAATAGTAACTATATTAAAAGGCAAGAGAGCTGAAGAAAGAAAACAGATTGAGGATAAGTATGACCAGTTACTTTCCGCTAAAAATGAAGAGTTAAAACAAAAAGTAAACGAAACTAAGAAAAACTTAGAAAATGAGCTTTCATCAGAGGCTAAAAAACTATACGAAAAACTTGCAAACATAGAAGTCTTGATAGGTAAGGGAGAAATAGATAAGGAAGCTGGCTTCGTCACAGAAAAAGATATAGACGCGTTAAATACTATGAAATTAAAATACATGAATGAAGTAAATTCAACCTTAACTTCTATAAAAAACAAGTATAAAAATGAGATAAGAACATTGGTAAACGAAATACGCCTACTTAATCAGCAAAAACGGAATGAATTAGAAGAAATTAATATTAAGATAAAGGAACTGGATGAACTACTTCAAAGTGTTGTTAACCAATTGAATACTATAAAGAAGGCGTGTGAGGAGGAATTAAACAAACTTAAACTTGTATATAAGAGAGCACCATATATGGACGAAAAAGTAGATGTTATAGTGCCCTTCCTTCTGGTGAAAGACTATGCAGATAGGGTTTTAGCAATAGGTATTCAAATATATAAATATAAGAAGAGCTTATTCGGATTCTTTAAAAAAGAGCCGAATGAGATATCTGAAGACCTCCTTAACTTAAATGATTTTATATCTATTCTAATTTCTAAATACGGACACAACATTTCCGATAACTTAAGGCAGTTGAAAGCACAAGTAGACAAAGGATTTGAAGAGCTTTATGATGAAGGTTGGAACGTAAGAAAGAGAATAGAAGAGTACTATGTGCCTCCATAA